In Sorghum bicolor cultivar BTx623 chromosome 10, Sorghum_bicolor_NCBIv3, whole genome shotgun sequence, one genomic interval encodes:
- the LOC8067685 gene encoding ethylene-responsive transcription factor 12: MYVAEIMDAAGLRPVWLGSYATPEEAAYAYDAAARIVHGDKAKPNFPEPPVTAQVAGGGGGGVPAAHAGVLPPLAGHARVRAPLNGQQPAPPQAFYVQQAAAASTQHRKLPVSQASVSDQAVVGDNFTDDGASSSAPARVLQCHGSPAPSRSAWSRRPGCGAVRRQKPRVRCRRGAVMIDCDYLMRFL; encoded by the coding sequence ATGTACGTCGCCGAGATCATGGACGCCGCGGGCCTCCGCCCGGTGTGGCTCGGCTCGTACGCGACTCCCGAGGAGGCAGCGTACGCGTACGACGCCGCCGCGAGGATCGTGCACGGGGACAAGGCCAAACCCAACTTCCCCGAGCCTCCGGTGACGGCGCAGGTGGCagggggaggcggcggcggcgtgccggCCGCCCACGCCGGGGTGCTCCCGCCGCTGGCGGGGCACGCTCGCGTGCGTGCGCCGCTCAACGGCCAGCAGCCGGCGCCGCCTCAGGCGTTCTACGTCCAGCAGGCAGCAGCGGCCTCTACACAGCACCGCAAGCTGCCGGTGTCGCAGGCCAGCGTGTCTGATCAGGCCGTCGTCGGGGATAACTTCACCGACGATGGTGCGTCCTCGTCGGCGCCTGCACGTGTCCTCCAGTGCCACGGCTCACCTGCTCCAAGTAGATCTGCCTGGTCGCGGCGGCCCGGGTGTGGCGCAGTAAGGAGGCAGAAGCCGCGCGTCAGGTGCCGACGAGGGGCTGTTATGATCGACTGTGATTATCTCATGCGGTTCCTTTGA